The Malus domestica chromosome 13, GDT2T_hap1 genome includes a window with the following:
- the LOC103451851 gene encoding probable LRR receptor-like serine/threonine-protein kinase At1g14390 has product MNFWVPLCFFLLTLSISPPVSTAQLTPTEVRILLQVRKLLEYPEPLRGWTNWTNFCFLPPSPSLTIVCTNNRLTELTVIGNKTKTSPPKQSTLSKSFSIDSFFTTLTKLSNLKSLSLVSLGLWGPLPPKINRFWSLETLNLSSNSISGKIPASLSFIKNLTSINLADNSLNGSVPDLRPLTFLQEINLGNNKLGPGFPSLGNSIQIIVLRNNSMRSEIPTGLKNFDQLTKLDISYNKFVGPIPSFLFSLPSVRFINLSQNQLTGALSTNATCGKNLRVLDISQNLLIGKLPTCVGSNSKASNRTVLDSWNCLSSGNSKYQHPYAFCHREALAVKPPAETAGKKEENRIKLGVLLGLIAGIVGVAGGVGLLVVVIVKRAGKRSTEDRFDRSKMEKISVRSSPKHNVNARRVPQLTRLLTLGLPPYQVFTLEEIDDATNNFDAANLIAEGPQGQVYKGWLRDGSQVQVKCVKLKQKQLPQNLKRSMEGLSKMRHKHLVSLIGHSAVTYQDHPTASNTVFIVLENVTNGSLMDHLTDWRKKEWMKWPQRMAVTIGIARGVQFLHTGVAPGIFGNNLKIENILLDESVSAKISNYNLPLPFQVGSESHLHGEGINSNSHLSSAEAEKEDIYQLGIILLQVLTGRLTKSATELDELRIQLEESLIEGPSTLREIVDSSMIGSFAYQSLKTAVEITVNCLSRDPSKRPSIDNVLWNLQYSIQVQEGWTGSGNLSAQM; this is encoded by the exons ATGAACTTCTGGGTTCCTCTCTGTTTCTTTTTGCTCACTCTATCCATTTCGCCTCCGGTCTCAACCGCTCAGCTCACTCCGACCGAAGTTCGAATCCTCCTCCAAGTGCGGAAGCTTCTCGAATACCCCGAGCCTCTTCGGGGATGGACGAACTGGACCAACTTCTgcttcctccctccctccccctcCCTCACAATCGTCTGTACAAACAACCGCCTAACCGAATTAACCGTCATCggaaacaaaaccaaaacctCCCCTCCAAAACAGAGCACTCTGTCCAAATCCTTCTCCATCGACTCCTTCTTCACCACCCTCACCAAGTTGTCCAACCTCAAATCCCTCTCATTGGTCTCCCTCGGCCTGTGGGGCCCGCTTCCGCCGAAGATCAACCGGTTCTGGTCGCTCGAAACGCTCAACCTCAGCTCCAACTCCATCTCCGGCAAGATTCCGGCTTCTCTCAGCTTCATCAAGAATCTCACGAGCATAAATTTGGCTGACAATTCCCTCAACGGAAGCGTTCCGGATCTCAGACCCCTAACATTTCTCCAGGAAATCAACCTGGGAAACAACAAGTTGGGTCCTGGATTTCCCTCGTTGGGAAACAGTATTCAAATCATCGTTCTCAGAAACAACTCCATGAGATCTGAGATTCCGACGGGACTGAAGAACTTCGATCAGCTGACGAAACTGGACATCTCCTACAACAAGTTTGTGGGTCCCATACCGTCTTTCCTCTTCTCGCTGCCCTCCGTTCGGTTCATCAATCTCTCCCAGAACCAGCTCACTGGGGCCCTGTCCACCAACGCAACCTGCGGCAAAAACCTCAGAGTTTTAGACATTTCCCAGAATTTGCTGATTGGGAAGCTGCCCACCTGCGTCGGGTCGAACTCGAAGGCGTCGAACAGGACGGTTCTGGATTCGTGGAACTGTTTGTCGAGTGGGAACTCGAAGTACCAGCATCCGTATGCCTTCTGCCACAGGGAAGCTCTGGCCGTGAAGCCGCCGGCTGAAACTGcggggaagaaggaggagaacaGAATAAAGCTGGGTGTGTTGCTGGGTCTGATTGCCGGCATTGTGGGTGTTGCTGGTGGTGTTGGGTTGCTGGTTGTGGTGATTGTCAAAAGGGCAGGGAAGAGGAGCACAGAGGATCGATTTGACAGATCCAAGATGGAGAAAATCTCAGTCAGAAGCTCCCCAAAGCATAATGTCAATGCAA GGCGTGTGCCCCAGTTGACGAGGCTGCTAACACTCGGGCTCCCCCCGTATCAAGTTTTCACGCTTGAAGAAATCGATGATGCAACAAACAATTTCGACGCTGCGAATTTGATCGCGGAAGGACCTCAAGGACAG GTGTACAAGGGGTGGCTGAGAGATGGTTCACAAGTGCAAGTGAAATGTGTGAAGTTAAAGCAGAAGCAGTTGCCACAAAACTTGAAACGGAGCATGGAAGGCTTGTCAAAGATGAGGCATAAGCATCTGGTCAGCCTTATTGGACACAGTGCTGTCACGTACCAGGACCATCCCACCGCATCTAACACGGTATTTATTGTTCTTGAGAACGTCACCAACGGGTCGCTGATGGACCATCTCACTG ATTGGAGAAAGAAGGAATGGATGAAATGGCCGCAGAGAATGGCGGTTACCATTGGCATTGCCAGAGGAGTCCAGTTCTTGCACACCGGCGTGGCTCCCGGCATCTTTGGGAACAATTTGAAGATAGAGAACATATTGTTGGATGAGAGTGTTTCTGCTAAAATCAGTAACTACAATCTTCCATTGCCATTTCAG GTTGGTTCGGAGAGTCATCTTCATGGAGAAGGGATTAATAGTAATTCCCATCTAAGCAG TGCCGAAGCAGAGAAGGAAGATATTTACCAGTTGGGCATTATTCTACTTCAAGTTCTTACTGGTAGATTGACCAAATCAGCTACTGAATTGGATGAGCTTAGGATTCAG TTAGAAGAGAGCTTGATAGAAGGACCATCGACGCTACGAGAAATCGTAGATTCATCAATGATTGGGAGTTTTGCGTATCAATCACTGAAGACGGCGGTTGAAATCACCGTCAATTGTTTGAGCAGAGATCCGAGCAAGCGTCCTTCAATAGATAACGTTCTTTGGAATTTGCAGTATTCGATTCAAGTTCAAGAGGGATGGACTGGCAGTGGAAACCTCAGCGCACAAATGTAG
- the LOC103451853 gene encoding ubiquitin-conjugating enzyme E2 2-like, which produces MSTPSRKRLMRDFKRLQQDPPAGISGAPQDNNIMLWNAVIFGPDDTPWDGGTFKLTLQFTEDYPNKPPTVRFVSRMFHPNIYADGSICLDILQNQWSPIYDVAAILTSIQSLLCDPNPNSPANSEAARMFSENKREYNRRVREIVEQSWTAD; this is translated from the exons ATGTCGACTCCCTCAAGGAAGAGACTGATGAGGGATTTCAAGAGGTTGCAACAGGATCCTCCTGCTGGTATAAGCGGTGCCCCTCAAGACAACAATATTATGCTTTGGAATGCTGTTATATTTGG GCCCGATGACACCCCATGGGATGGAG GTACGTTTAAGTTGACACTCCAATTCACAGAGGACTATCCAAATAAGCCACCAACTGTGCGTTTCGTTTCTCGAATGTTTCATCCAAATA TTTATGCGGATGGAAGCATTTGTTTGGACATCCTACAGAATCAGTGGAGCCCTATCTATGATGTAGCAGCTATACTTACCTCCATTCAG TCTTTGCTGTGTGATCCAAACCCAAACTCTCCAGCAAATTCAGAAGCCGCACGGATGTTTAGCGAGAACAAGCGTGAATACAATAGGAGAGTCCGCGAGATTGTGGAGCAGAGTTGGACTGCCGATTAA
- the LOC114820538 gene encoding putative AC transposase, translating to MDGSGSGSGSQSQSTSTPRISVLVKRKPQYIRTQEYFEDYCDDDPDMDADIGLEEIDEEIEEEEGEEEEDSVELDRRQMPSVATLASRVGQQKRSNRTKGPSPAWNDATKVKVTNEFGITTVMAECNHCKVQVPAESSRHGTKGILNHLKKCPDSSLYEAPDSKQPLLSQGVMGGQVVAHTFNQKRLDMKCVKWIIKAEMPFRAVDQEDFRDWIHDLNPKYKLPNRHKVAAAVLELYFTEKEKIKRVVDGLRVSITTDTWTSIQNINCMVVTAHFLDNDWALHKRILNFVQITSHKGDDIGRCLEVCLNTWGIDKVFSITVDNASANDTAIAYMKRRLKSNGTLLLDGAHLHMRCACHILNLIVKDGMTELSREIEGIRNCVKFIHSSPARLETFREYCVLMRFDRMSNIPFDVVTRWNATYEMLNSAFKFKQVFSRMADECNTFISYFQEEVSKEINGVTTKVKRVGPPVVEDWERAVSFAHFLKKFYDATLTLSATLTPTSNLILGTVMALQVEIEEKICTFSNATLQSVATSMKLKFDKYWGDIEKVNPILFIAQALDPRYKFEMLEASLEELRYSCDAILDVKTTIKKNLTDLFKAYKEGEVSSSSSSVTVDQRPSVVVDDSSGLEDDDVATRMQRKIQQKRAAAQQNEISNEVDMYFNDPHQSLTYEGFNILDWWKVNSGIYPTLSRVARTFLLFLVAPLLVRMLLVLVGEL from the coding sequence ATGGATGGTTCTGGTAGTGGTAGTGGTAGCCAATCACAATCTACTAGTACACCTAGGATCTCGGTTTTAGTAAAACGAAAACCACAGTACATTCGAACTCAAGAATACTTTGAAGATTATTGTGATGATGATCCGGATATGGATGCTGATATAGGGTTAGAAGAAATAGATGAAGAaatagaggaagaagaaggtgaggaggaggaggatagTGTTGAATTGGACAGGCGGCAGATGCCTTCGGTGGCCACATTAGCAAGTAGGGTGGGTCAACAGAAAAGAAGTAATAGGACTAAGGGGCCAAGTCCGGCTTGGAATGATGCCACTAAGGTAAAAGTGACCAATGAATTTGGAATTACAACGGTTATGGCGGAGTGCAATCATTGCAAAGTGCAAGTGCCAGCGGAGTCTTCTAGACATGGGACGAAAGGTATTCTTAATCATTTGAAGAAATGCCCGGATTCTAGTCTTTACGAGGCTCCGGATTCGAAACAACCATTGTTGTCACAAGGGGTGATGGGGGGTCAAGTTGTCGCTCACACGTTTAATCAAAAAAGACTTGATATGAAATGTGTGAAGTGGATAATAAAAGCGGAGATGCCTTTTAGGGCGGTTGATCAAGAGGACTTTAGAGATTGGATCCATGACTTGAATCCAAAGTACAAGCTTCCAAATAGGCACAAGGTGGCGGCGGCGGTTTTAGAATTGTATTTTACAGAGAAGGAAAAAATCAAGAGGGTGGTTGATGGTTTGAGGGTGAGTATCACTACCGATACTTGGACCTCAATCCAAAATATTAATTGCATGGTGGTGACGGCACATTTTTTGGATAATGATTGGGCTTTGCATAAGAGGATCCTAAATTTTGTTCAAATTACGTCTCACAAGGGTGATGATATTGGGAGGTGTCTAGAGGTATGCTTGAATACTTGGGGCATAGACAAGGTATTTAGCATTACCGTTGACAATGCTAGTGCCAATGACACTGCCATTGCCTACATGAAGAGAAGACTCAAGTCCAATGGTACTCTTTTACTTGATGGGGCTCACTTGCACATGAGGTGTGCTTGTCACATCCTCAATTTGATAGTTAAAGATGGAATGACGGAGCTTAGTCGTGAGATTGAAGGGATAAGGAATTGTGTCAAGTTCATACACTCATCCCCCGCGAGGTTGGAGACTTTTAGGGAGTATTGCGTCTTGATGAGATTTGATAGGATGTCGAATATTCCTTTTGATGTTGTCACAAGGTGGAATGCCACCTATGAAATGCTCAATAGTGCCTTCAAATTTAAGCAAGTGTTCTCAAGGATGGCAGATGAGTGcaacactttcatctcttactTTCAAGAGGAAGTATCTAAAGAGATTAATGGGGTCACAACCAAGGTGAAACGGGTGGGTCCTCCGGTGGTGGAAGATTGGGAGAGGGCGGTGAGTTTTGCTCACTTTCTTAAAAAGTTTTATGATGCCACCTTGACACTTAGTGCAACCTTGACACCAACTTCAAACTTAATACTTGGCACGGTGATGGCATTGCAAGTGGAGATAGAAGAAAAGATTTGCACTTTCTCTAATGCCACTTTGCAAAGTGTGGCAACTTCCATGAAGCTTAAGTTTGACAAGTATTGGGGGGACATTGAAAAGGTTAACCCTATACTCTTTATAGCCCAAGCACTCGACCCGAGGTACAAGTTTGAAATGTTGGAGGCAAGTCTAGAGGAACTCCGCTATTCATGTGATGCAATCTTGGATGTGAAGACgactattaaaaaaaacttgACAGATTTGTTTAAGGCGTATAAGGAGGGAGAGGTTtctagtagtagtagtagtgttACCGTGGATCAAAGGCCAAGTGTTGTGGTAGATGATTCTTCGGGGTTGGAAGATGATGATGTTGCTACAAGAATGCAAAGGAAGATCCAACAAAAAAGAGCAGCGGCCCAACAAAATGAGATATCCAATGAAGTGGATATGTATTTCAATGATCCTCACCAAAGCTTAACTTATGAGGGTTTCAATATTTTGGATTGGTGGAAAGTCAATTCTGGAATATATCCAACTCTTAGTAGGGTTGCCAGGACATTTTTGCTCTTCCTAGTAGCACCGTTGCTAGTGAGAATGCTTTTAGTCTTGGTGGGAGAGTTGTAG
- the LOC103451856 gene encoding SNF1-related protein kinase regulatory subunit gamma-1-like codes for MAQEVKERSKLSSYDAYFETIQSRKKLPRPLQEVLTNAFAKIPVSSFPAVPGGKVIEIPADTSVGDAVKILSENNILSAPVSNPEADTSSDWRGRYLGLIDYSAIILWVLESAELAAIAISATSATAAGVGAGAVGAIGALALGVTGPAAVVGLTAAAVGAAVAGGAAAEKGIAKDAPTAADELGKDFYNVILNDEPFKSTTVRSILKSFRWAPFIPVATDSSMLSVMLLLSKYRLRNVPVIEPGQPNIKNYITQSGLVQGLERCRGRDWFDCIAAKPISDFGLPFMSSEEVISITSNDLILEAFKRMRDNKIGGLPVVEGPKKNIVGNVSIRDIRYLLLKPELFSNFRKLTVRDFMSTIATTNEIGKVIQPITCKLGSPLGNVIESLASKSVHRIHVVAGEEGEVVGVITLRDVISCFIYEPPDHLNNYMGFAVKEMLNQ; via the exons ATGGCACAAGAGGTTAAGGAAAGATCTAAACTTTCAAGCTACGATGCCTACTTCGAAACCATCCAATCCAGGAAGAAATTACCTCGTCCCCTACAGGAGGTTTTGACAAATGCATTTGCGAAAATTCCGGTTTCATCTTTCCCAGCAGTACCTGGAGGCAAAG TAATTGAGATTCCGGCAGATACATCCGTTGGCGACGCGGTTAAGATTCTGTCTGAAAACAACATTTTGTCAGCTCCTGTGAGCAACCCAGAAGCAGATACAAGTTCAGATTGGAGAGGCAGGTACCTAGGTCTCATAGATTACTCTGCCATTATTCTTTGGGTGTTGGAGAGTGCAGAGCTGGCGGCGATTGCTATATCAGCTACGTCAGCAACAGCGGCTGGAGTCGGCGCGGGTGCGGTAGGGGCCATTGGGGCTCTAGCATTGGGGGTGACTGGTCCTGCTGCAGTTGTAGGGCTAACTGCTGCTGCTGTTGGAGCTGCCGTGGCTGGCGGTGCGGCTGCAGAGAAAGGAATAGCCAAAGATGCTCCCACAGCTGCTGATGAATTGGGCAAAGACTTTTACAATGTTATACTGAATGATGAACCCTTCAAGTCAACCACA GTGAGGTCAATACTTAAATCCTTCCGCTGGGCGCCATTCATTCCAGTGGCAACAGATAGTTCGATGTTGAGCGTTATGCTACTACTTTCAAAATATAGGCTGAGGAATGTACCTGTAATAGAACCAGGCCAACCCAACATTAAGAACTACATTACTCAATCAGGACTTGTTCAGGGTCTTGAGAGATGCAGAGGAAGAGACTGGTTCGACTGCATAGCAGCAAAGCCTATCTCTGATTTCGGACTTCCTTTCATGTCCTCTGAAGAG GTTATTAGCATCACGAGCAATGATCTAATACTGGAAGCTTTCAAGAGGATGAGAGATAACAAAATCGGTGGTCTTCCCGTTGTAGAGGGGCCCAAGAAAAACATAGTCGGTAATGTCAGCATCAGAGATATCAGATACTTGCTACTCAAACCCGAGCTTTTCTCCAATTTCAG GAAGCTCACTGTTAGGGACTTCATGAGCACCATCGCAACGACCAACGAAATTGGAAAAGTTATCCAACCAATTACATGCAAACTGGGGTCGCCTCTTGGCAATGTGATTGAAAGTCTTGCTTCCAAGTCCGTTCATAGGATCCATGTAGTCGCTGGGGAGGAAGGTGAAGTTGTCGGCGTCATTACACTCAGAGATGTGATCTCTTGCTTCATCTACGAACCACCAGACCACCTCAATAACTACATGGGGTTTGCGGTGAAGGAGATGTTGAATCAGTGA
- the LOC103451855 gene encoding SNF1-related protein kinase regulatory subunit gamma-1-like: MADAQPQEQEVKGTSPKISSYDAYFDTIQSRKKLSRPLQENLTFAFSKVPVSSFQGVPGGKVVEIQADTSIAEAVKTLSNHHILSATVRNPEADASADWRERYLGIVDYSAILLWVLETSAFSPSAHSTAAVVGGAGAMGAIGAVALGVTGPAALAGLTAAAVCSAVAGSAVGKIGAAEDKGEGRDSPTDADKLSEELDSVILQDEPFKTTTVRSILKSFRWESFLPVGTDSSMLTVLLLLSKYRMRNVPVIELGQPDIKNFITQSAVVQGLEGCKGMEWFDCIAAKSISDLGLPFMSSIEVISTNVDDLVLEAFKKMRENQIGGLPVVQEPKKKIVGNVSISDIRFSLLKPELFNNFRNLSVRDFMNTISERQGRQILPITCNLQSTLGDVIETLASKSVHRVYVVDDEGEVVGVITLRDVISCFIFEPPNHFDVYLGFAKEQIMRQ; this comes from the exons ATGGCAGATGCACAACCCCAAGAACAAGAGGTGAAGGGCACAAGTCCTAAAATTTCATCCTACGATGCCTACTTCGACACGATCCAGTCCCGGAAGAAATTATCTCGTCCCCTACAAGAAAATTTAACATTTGCATTTTCAAAAGTTCCAGTCTCATCTTTCCAAGGAGTTCCTGGAGGCAAAG TGGTGGAGATTCAAGCGGATACATCAATTGCTGAAGCAGTAAAGACTCTGTCTAACCACCACATTTTGTCAGCTACTGTGAGAAACCCGGAAGCAGATGCAAGTGCAGATTGGAGGGAGAGGTACCTGGGAATCGTGGATTATTCCGCCATTCTTCTCTGGGTGTTGGAGACCAGTGCATTTTCTCCTTCGGCTCACTCAACCGCGGCTGTAGTTGGCGGTGCAGGAGCCATGGGCGCTATTGGAGCAGTTGCTCTGGGCGTCACTGGTCCTGCTGCTCTTGCAGGCCTAACTGCAGCAGCAGTTTGCTCTGCCGTGGCTGGCAGCGCAGTTGGAAAAATAG GTGCAGCTGAAGACAAAGGAGAGGGCAGAGATTCTCCCACAGATGCTGATAAACTGAGCGAAGAACTCGACAGCGTTATACTACAAGATGAACCCTTCAAGACAACCACA GTAAGATCAATACTGAAATCCTTTCGCTGGGAGTCATTTCTTCCGGTAGGGACAGATAGTTCAATGTTGACCGTCTTGCTACTACTCTCAAAATATAGGATGAGAAATGTGCCTGTAATAGAATTGGGCCAACCCGATATTAAGAACTTCATCACACAATCAGCAGTTGTTCAGGGTCTTGAGGGATGCAAAGGAATGGAATGGTTCGACTGCATTGCTGCAAAGTCCATCTCTGACCTGGGACTTCCTTTTATGTCCTCCATTGAG GTTATTAGCACCAATGTCGATGATCTGGTACTTGAAGCGTTcaagaaaatgagagagaaccAAATTGGTGGGCTTCCAGTTGTGCAGGAGCCAAAGAAGAAGATAGTTGGTAATGTAAGCATAAGCGATATCAGATTCTCTCTTCTGAAACCAGAGCTCTTCAACAATTTCAG GAATCTCAGTGTTAGGGACTTCATGAACACAATCTCAGAAAGGCAGGGAAGACAAATATTACCAATTACATGCAATCTGCAGTCGACTCTCGGCGATGTGATTGAAACTCTTGCTTCCAAATCGGTTCACAGAGTGTACGTGGTGGATGATGAAGGAGAAGTTGTTGGTGTGATTACACTCAGAGATGTGATTTCTTGCTTCATATTTGAACCACCCAATCACTTTGATGTCTACTTGGGGTTTGCTAAGGAGCAGATAATGAGGCAGTGA